In the Aster yellows witches'-broom phytoplasma AYWB genome, CACCGATTTTGATATCAATCTTTTGTCTTTACCCCAAAAAGCTCTTTTAACACAATTGCATTTAACAACTCAAAAAGTAACAACTTTATATCAAAAATATGAATTAAAAGAAATTGGAAAAATTTTATATCACTTTGTTTGGGAATATTTTGCTAATTGGCATTTAGAATTTGCCAAACACGATTTAGATCAGAACAACTCCAATTTAACAAACCTGTACAACAGTCAAAAATTTTTAGTTTATATGATAAAATACATTTTGCAACTTTTACATCCTTTTATACCTTTTGTAACTGATGTTCTTTATGAAAATTTTGACAAAAAAACTAACATTACTCAAACTATTTTGCAAAAAACTTCTTATTGTAATTTAGATGCCTTAACTGATTTTGAAAATCTTAAAAACTTAATTATTAAAACACGTCATTTAAGACAAGAATCCAATATCAATTTTAAATTAAATTTAGAATTAGAAATTGTATCTCAATCTTCAACACCCCTCCAAGATTTTGTAAGTTTGCAACAAGCTTTAGAAAAATTTTTCAAAACTTTTCAAATTAAAATTACTAACAAAGTTACTAATTCAAAAAAAACTATTTGGTTAATTGAAAAAAATTTAAGTCTTTATATTGACCGCAAAACTCTCGACAAACTTAATGAAACCAAATTTGAAAGTAATTTTTTACAACAAAAAAATACCCTTCTTAAAGAAATTAAAAGAAGTGAGACCATTTTAAACAATCCATCCTTCTTACAAAAAGCTGCAAGTTCCAAAATTGAAATTGAAAAAAAGAAATACGAAAGTTATTGCAAGCAATATAAAAAATTGTTAGAAAAAACAACAATTAAAAACCGCTAAATCCAAACAAAAAATAAAAAATTTAAATAAAACTATAAATAAATAATTTAAGTTTTGAAATTAAAAAAACATCGCAAACAAAATCCCAAAAAAACTAACCAACTAATATTTTTCAAATTAAAACTACTTATTAAGGGAACTAACCAATGTCAAAAGACGATTCTATTAAAAAAACTGTTACTATAGGGCTGAGCACTACTATTTTTTTTGTTTTAAGTTGTTTTGCCTCTATTCCTGTAGGTTTTAACGTAAGTATTGAGACTTCAGCAGCTTTTTTAGCTTTCATTGCTGTTGCTTTTGGTCCTTCGGTTGGTTTTTATGTGGGACTTATAGGACACATCATTAAAGATTTTTTTTTGTTTGGAAATGTTTCTTGGAATTGGGTTTTATGCTCTGCTCTTATTGGTTTTATTTACGGGTTACCATATAAAATAATTGATCTTAAATATCAAGTGTTTACTAAGAAAAAAATTGTTTATTTTTGGCTTTACCAGGTTGCTTGTAATTTTATAATTTGGGGTTTTTTTGCTCCTCAAAGTGATTTATTGATTTACGGGCAACCACCTAAACTAGTTTATTTACAAAGCTTTTTGATAGTAATTTCTAATATTTTAGCTTATAGTGTGGTGGGAATTAAATTAATGACTATATATTCTTGTCATTACACTAAACAAGCTACTTTAATGAAAATTAATAATTCTTAAACATTTTTTAAACATCATTAATCATATTCCTTTTGCTTCTAAAACCACAACAAAATACTAATTCATTTATTAGATTTTTTCATTTTATAACTTCAAAGAGGAACTTTATGCCAAAACCATTAATCATTTTTAAAGATTTTAGTTTTCAATATTATAGCCAACAAACTCCTACTATAAATCAAATCAATTTAACTATTTATGAAGGACAAAAAGTTTTGATTGTTGGCAAAAATGGTAGCGGTAAATCTACTTTTTTAAAATGTATTAATGGTTTGATTCCTCATAGTTATCAAGGAAAAATTACAGGAACTGCTATTATTAAGGACAAAGTTTTGACACAAACCAATATTTTTGATCTATCTTTGGATGTGGGCACCATTATGCAAGATACAGATAAACAATTTGTAGGTTTAACAGTAGCAGAAGATATAGCTTTTGCCTTGGAAAATGACGCTTTGCCTCAAAGTAAAATATATCAAAAAGTAAATATGTGGGCACAAGATTTAGGATTGCAATCCTTTTTAGATTACAAACCACAAGAACTTTCCGAAGGTCACAAGCAATTAGCGTCGATGGCAGGAGTTTTAATTTATAATCCTTCTATTTTGTTATTTGACGAATCTCTATCCAATCTTGATCCTGTTTCAAGAGCCAAAATGACTGCCTTAATAAAAACTATTCATCAAAAATACCATTCAACTATTTTAGTTATTGAACATTATTTAGAAGATATTTTAGATGATTCTTTTGATAGGATAATAGTATTTGAAGATGGAAAAATTATTTATGACAATTCTCCCCAAAAATTAATTTTAGAAAATGTTTTAATTAAACAAAGTATTCAAGAACCAACTTATATTAGTGCTTTGAAAAAGGTTGGTGTTAATTTGGAACACCTTCCCCATTTATTAAATTTGCCTTATTTGAAATTCTCAGATTTTTCTCAATATTTTTTTCATCAATTAAAAAATTTAAAAAAATGTTCCATTTCTCAAAATTCTCCAACTCAATTATTACCTTCCTTTTACAAACATTTTGCACCTTTTTCCCCAATTTTACAATTACAAAACATTTCTTATCACTATGAACCCAGACAACCCAATATTTTAAATAACATTTCTTTGGATTTATTTCCAGGAGAAATGATTAGTATTTTTGGTAAAAATGGTAGTGGTAAATCTACTTTAGCCAAAGTTATTTGTGGTTTTTGTACTCCTCAAACAGGAACTATTTTATTAAATAATCAAAATATTTCATGTTTATCTTTACAACAAAAATCAGAAAAAATTGGTTTTGTCATGCAAAATCCCCATCATATGATTTCCCAAAAAACTGTTTTTAAAGAAGTAGCATTGGGGTTTTTAAGTAAACAACTTTCATTAACTGAAATCAAAACCAAAGTGCATGCCATTTTGAAAACTTGTAATTTAGAATATTTTGTTAACTGGCCTATTTCTGCTCTTAGTTTCGGACAAAAAAAAAGACTTACTATTGCTTCTATTTTAGTAATGCAACCTCAAATTCTTATTTTGGATGAACCTACCATAGGACAAGATTTAAAACATCGCACACAAATTATGACTTTTTTACAAAAGTTAAATAATAAAGGCATTACCATTGTAATTATTACTCATGATATGTCTTTAATGCTTAATTATACTCAAAGAACTTTGGTTTTAGAACAAGGAGGAATTATTGCAAACACTAATACTTTAAAAATTTTTACAGATATTTCTTTAATGCAAAAAACTTCTCTCAACCCTATTAGTTTGATTGTTCTTTTTAATAAATTGCCATTTACATCAGAAGAAAAAAATGTTTTGTTAACTCAAATGTTGGCTTTTTTAAGGGAGGATTATTGTTATGGAAAATAGTATGTTGCAATATTTACCAGGTAATACTTTCATTTATAAAATCCAAGGAGCAACTAAGTTATTGTTTTTGATTTCGGTTTCAATTGCTTGTATGATGGTCTATCATGTGTGGTTTTTATTGGGGCTTTCCCTTTTGTCTTTGTTTTTTTTTTGGTGTGCTAAAATTAAATGGCAGCAAGTGGTTTTTGTGGTTAAAGGAATTTTCTTTTTTTTGTTTGTAAACAATATTATTATTATTATTATTTTTAGAAATCACGGTACTCAAATATATAACTCCAAAACCCCCATTCCTTTATTTTATAATCTTTTAACCCAAGAACAATTGTTTTATCAATTTAATGTTTTGTTAAAGTATTGTTGTATCATTCCTTTGTTTTTAATCTTTATTATAACTACTAATCCAAGTCAATTAGCTGCTAGTTTAAATAAATTAGGGGTTAGTTATAAAATTAGTTATGCTTTTTCTCTTACTATTCGCTATATTCCTGAAATTCAAAAAGATTTTAAAAATATTTATTTCAATCAACAAATACGAGGTATTAAAGTTGTTAAAAAAACTCATTTTGTAGCTCGCATTATTGCAGATATTAAAAAAATTGCCCTTATTATTCCTCCTTTGATTTTCTTTAATTTAGATAAAATTGATGTAATTACTAATGCTATGCAATTGAGGCGTTTTGGTAAATATAAAACAAGAACTTGGTATTATGAAAAATCTTTTAGTATTCTTGATTTGTTTACTTTTTTATTAGGGTTGGCACTCCTTTTGCTTGGTGTGTGGCTTTTGTGCCGTTATGATAGGTTTTATTATCCTTTTGCCAAAAACCCTTTTTGATAATAGTATTGTAAAAATATCAAAATTAAAGAATTAAATATTTTTTAAAAATATTTTATAATTTATATACAATAATGTATTTATCTTTAAAACTTTTAATATCTATTATTATAAAAACCATAATGCAAATGAAAGTCCATATTAAAAATATTGCTATTTTGGCATTGGTAATGTTTATCATTTTATTTAGTAAAAAATTATTTTTGGGAAATGTAATAAAAGGAAATTGACTCTTGTGTAGGTGATAAATATCTTGTTGAGAGCAAATATTAATTAGATTTCCTTGAGAATCAAAAGCAAACCAATTATTATAATAAAGGTTTTCTTCTGAGTTAAAATAATTTTCTAAAAAAGTACTATCTATTGTAATTGATTGGCTGCTTTGGTTATCTAGTAATGCTAAATGGCTTTGAAAAATATGAGGTGCTAATGCTTTATCAGAAATGTTATTATAATTGCTAATTAAATATATTTTTTCTCCTAACAAAAGTTTTTTATCAGGAGTAAAGGCACAAACAGGATAATTTGTTCTAGATTCAAAAGTTATGTAGCTAAAAGGATTATTTTGGGTGGCTATGTTTTGATATTTTCCTTTTTCATTTTGTAAGCCAAAAGGTGTTTGGATA is a window encoding:
- a CDS encoding ECF-type riboflavin transporter substrate-binding protein, whose protein sequence is MSKDDSIKKTVTIGLSTTIFFVLSCFASIPVGFNVSIETSAAFLAFIAVAFGPSVGFYVGLIGHIIKDFFLFGNVSWNWVLCSALIGFIYGLPYKIIDLKYQVFTKKKIVYFWLYQVACNFIIWGFFAPQSDLLIYGQPPKLVYLQSFLIVISNILAYSVVGIKLMTIYSCHYTKQATLMKINNS
- a CDS encoding ABC transporter ATP-binding protein; this encodes MPKPLIIFKDFSFQYYSQQTPTINQINLTIYEGQKVLIVGKNGSGKSTFLKCINGLIPHSYQGKITGTAIIKDKVLTQTNIFDLSLDVGTIMQDTDKQFVGLTVAEDIAFALENDALPQSKIYQKVNMWAQDLGLQSFLDYKPQELSEGHKQLASMAGVLIYNPSILLFDESLSNLDPVSRAKMTALIKTIHQKYHSTILVIEHYLEDILDDSFDRIIVFEDGKIIYDNSPQKLILENVLIKQSIQEPTYISALKKVGVNLEHLPHLLNLPYLKFSDFSQYFFHQLKNLKKCSISQNSPTQLLPSFYKHFAPFSPILQLQNISYHYEPRQPNILNNISLDLFPGEMISIFGKNGSGKSTLAKVICGFCTPQTGTILLNNQNISCLSLQQKSEKIGFVMQNPHHMISQKTVFKEVALGFLSKQLSLTEIKTKVHAILKTCNLEYFVNWPISALSFGQKKRLTIASILVMQPQILILDEPTIGQDLKHRTQIMTFLQKLNNKGITIVIITHDMSLMLNYTQRTLVLEQGGIIANTNTLKIFTDISLMQKTSLNPISLIVLFNKLPFTSEEKNVLLTQMLAFLREDYCYGK
- a CDS encoding energy-coupling factor transporter transmembrane component T family protein — encoded protein: MENSMLQYLPGNTFIYKIQGATKLLFLISVSIACMMVYHVWFLLGLSLLSLFFFWCAKIKWQQVVFVVKGIFFFLFVNNIIIIIIFRNHGTQIYNSKTPIPLFYNLLTQEQLFYQFNVLLKYCCIIPLFLIFIITTNPSQLAASLNKLGVSYKISYAFSLTIRYIPEIQKDFKNIYFNQQIRGIKVVKKTHFVARIIADIKKIALIIPPLIFFNLDKIDVITNAMQLRRFGKYKTRTWYYEKSFSILDLFTFLLGLALLLLGVWLLCRYDRFYYPFAKNPF